One window of the Zea mays cultivar B73 chromosome 3, Zm-B73-REFERENCE-NAM-5.0, whole genome shotgun sequence genome contains the following:
- the LOC100286044 gene encoding 16.9 kDa class I heat shock protein 1, with protein MSLVRRSNVFDPFSMDLWDPFDTMFRSIVPSATSTNSETAAFASARIDWKETPEAHVFKADLPGVKKEEVKVEVEDGNMLVISGQRSREKEDKDDKWHRVERSSGQFVRRFRLPENTKVDQVKAGLENGVLTVTVPKAEEKKPEVKAIEISG; from the coding sequence ATGTCGCTCGTGAGGCGCAGCAACGTGTTCGACCCCTTCTCGATGGATCTCTGGGACCCCTTCGACACCATGTTCCGCTCCATCGTCCCGTCGGCGACCTCCACCAACTCCGAGACTGCCGCCTTCGCCAGCGCCCGCATCGACTGGAAGGAGACGCCCGAGGCGCACGTGTTCAAGGCCGACCTCCCCGGCGTCAAGAAGGAAGAggtcaaggtcgaggtcgaggacgGCAACATGCTGGTCATCAGCGGCCAGCGCAGCAGGGAGAAGGAGGACAAGGACGACAAGTGGCACCGCGTCGAGCGCAGCAGCGGCCAGTTCGTCAGGCGCTTCCGCCTGCCGGAGAACACCAAGGTGGATCAGGTCAAGGCTGGCCTCGAGAACGGCGTGCTCACGGTCACCGTGCCCAAGGCGGAGGAGAAGAAGCCTGAGGTGAAGGCTATTGAGATCTCTGGTTGA